In a genomic window of [Empedobacter] haloabium:
- a CDS encoding DUF3309 domain-containing protein has translation MGTILLIILVLVLIGALPTWPHSRNWGYAPSGIAGLIVVILLIMLLTGRL, from the coding sequence ATGGGCACCATTCTTCTGATCATCCTGGTCCTGGTCCTGATCGGCGCACTGCCGACCTGGCCCCACAGCCGCAACTGGGGCTATGCGCCCAGCGGCATCGCAGGGCTGATTGTCGTGATCCTGCTGATCATGTTACTGACCGGCAGGTTGTAA
- a CDS encoding glycine zipper 2TM domain-containing protein, translating into MKTTQALSAVMVAVAALTTGCASTSNPTDTSYSTRADASTYGTIESIQVVRVDPATSGAGAVAGGLVGALVGNQIGSGSGRTAATAAGAIGGALVGNQVESNRNAPHDVYQINVRLDNGDYRTVNQDSAYDLRAGSRVRLVDGRVYRY; encoded by the coding sequence ATGAAAACCACACAAGCACTTTCCGCTGTGATGGTCGCGGTTGCCGCACTGACGACCGGCTGCGCCAGCACCAGCAATCCGACCGATACCAGCTATTCCACCCGCGCCGACGCGTCCACCTACGGCACGATCGAATCGATCCAGGTGGTGCGCGTCGATCCGGCCACCAGCGGCGCGGGCGCCGTTGCCGGCGGCCTGGTCGGCGCACTGGTGGGCAACCAGATCGGCTCGGGCAGCGGCCGCACGGCCGCCACGGCAGCCGGCGCCATCGGCGGTGCGCTGGTAGGCAACCAGGTCGAATCGAACCGCAACGCCCCGCACGATGTCTACCAGATCAACGTGCGCCTGGACAACGGCGACTATCGCACCGTGAACCAGGACAGCGCGTACGACCTGCGTGCCGGCAGCCGGGTGCGCCTGGTCGACGGCCGCGTGTACCGGTACTGA
- a CDS encoding BON domain-containing protein, whose protein sequence is MKIAQKIVTAVFTAATVFSVVGCAGSATKEGTGEYVDDAVLTTKVKASIFNEPTLKSTEINVETFKGTVQLSGFVAQPGDITKAGEIARGVKGVKSVKNDIRVK, encoded by the coding sequence ATGAAAATCGCTCAAAAAATCGTTACCGCAGTCTTCACCGCTGCCACCGTGTTCTCCGTCGTCGGTTGCGCCGGCAGCGCGACCAAGGAAGGCACCGGCGAGTACGTCGACGATGCCGTGCTGACCACCAAGGTCAAGGCTTCGATCTTCAACGAGCCGACCCTGAAGTCGACCGAAATCAACGTGGAGACCTTCAAGGGTACCGTGCAGCTGTCCGGCTTCGTGGCACAGCCTGGCGACATCACCAAGGCCGGCGAGATCGCCCGCGGCGTGAAGGGCGTGAAGTCGGTCAAGAACGACATCCGCGTCAAGTAA
- a CDS encoding AI-2E family transporter, protein MHWPLHVHARGLALGVIATVAFLYALQWAKNFLVPLLLGIFIAYTLNPVVSWLERLRIKRALGATLVTAAILVASAVTMDKVHGEFENIVDELPTITHKLSRLLASTTGGSTSTLSRIQAVATELEQATAGSQARRAAKRQQPATVESSSGGIRVMDWVWVSARGLAGFLSQATMVIFLVFFLLLSGDTFKRKLVKLTGPSLSKKKITVHILEDINTSIQAYMFMLLVTNVLLALLMWIVLRAIGLENAGAWAVVAGLLHIMPYFGPLLITSATGLVAFLQFESLQMVLLVTGASLGIATLVGTFVTTWMTGRIARMNAAAVFVSLLFWGWLWGVWGLLLGVPVIVVLKVVAERVEGMEVVAELLGE, encoded by the coding sequence TTGCATTGGCCGCTGCACGTGCATGCGCGCGGCCTGGCCCTGGGCGTCATCGCCACGGTGGCCTTCCTGTACGCCCTGCAATGGGCCAAGAATTTCCTGGTTCCCCTGTTGCTGGGGATCTTCATCGCCTATACCCTCAATCCCGTGGTCTCGTGGCTGGAGCGCCTGCGCATCAAGCGCGCGCTGGGCGCCACCCTGGTGACGGCCGCGATCCTCGTCGCCTCGGCCGTCACGATGGACAAGGTGCATGGTGAATTCGAGAACATCGTCGACGAGCTGCCGACCATCACGCATAAGCTGTCGCGCCTGCTGGCCTCGACCACCGGTGGCAGCACCAGCACGCTGTCGCGCATCCAGGCGGTCGCCACCGAGCTGGAACAGGCCACGGCCGGCAGCCAGGCGCGGCGCGCCGCCAAGCGCCAGCAGCCGGCCACGGTAGAGTCCAGCAGCGGCGGCATCCGTGTGATGGACTGGGTCTGGGTCAGCGCGCGCGGCCTGGCGGGCTTCCTCAGCCAGGCCACGATGGTGATCTTCCTGGTGTTTTTCCTGCTGCTGTCCGGCGACACGTTCAAGCGCAAGCTCGTCAAGCTGACGGGGCCGTCGCTGTCGAAGAAGAAAATCACCGTCCACATCCTGGAGGACATCAATACCTCGATCCAGGCCTATATGTTCATGCTGCTCGTTACCAACGTGCTGCTGGCGCTGCTGATGTGGATCGTGCTGCGCGCGATCGGCCTGGAGAACGCGGGCGCGTGGGCCGTGGTGGCGGGGCTGTTGCACATCATGCCTTACTTCGGCCCGCTCCTGATCACCAGCGCCACCGGCCTGGTCGCCTTCCTGCAGTTCGAATCGCTGCAGATGGTGCTGCTGGTCACCGGTGCCTCGCTCGGCATCGCCACCCTGGTCGGCACCTTCGTCACCACCTGGATGACGGGCCGCATCGCCCGCATGAACGCCGCTGCCGTCTTCGTCAGCCTGCTGTTCTGGGGCTGGTTGTGGGGCGTCTGGGGGCTGCTGCTGGGCGTGCCCGTGATCGTCGTGCTGAAGGTGGTGGCCGAGCGGGTGGAAGGAATGGAAGTGGTGGCGGAGCTGCTGGGCGAGTAA
- a CDS encoding YihY/virulence factor BrkB family protein — protein sequence MEWFDHRGSSKGAALAFYTLFSLAPILVLVIAIAGFFYGKEAAQGELFNQLRGMMGAQGAEAIQLILAGAHNEEEGRIATIIAGALLLFGATSVFAELKTSLDDIWQLPPVTDNTVWDTVRTRLLSFGMVLALGFLLLTSLVVSAALEIFQRFWNSYWPNATFIITLVNHTISFLVIATMFGVIYKMLPRIRLGWTDVVIGAIGTALLFMVGKFGIGAYIGNSGVASSFGAAGSTIALLLWVYYSAQIFFLGAEFARQYALRLGSLKHHPRDEQGRLIVKSKKA from the coding sequence CTGTTTTCGCTGGCGCCCATTCTCGTGCTCGTGATTGCCATTGCCGGCTTCTTCTACGGCAAGGAAGCGGCCCAGGGCGAGCTGTTCAATCAATTGCGCGGCATGATGGGCGCGCAAGGCGCCGAGGCGATCCAGCTGATCCTGGCCGGGGCCCACAACGAGGAGGAAGGGCGCATCGCCACGATCATCGCCGGCGCCTTGCTGCTGTTTGGCGCCACCAGCGTGTTTGCCGAGCTGAAGACGAGCCTGGACGACATCTGGCAACTGCCGCCCGTCACCGACAACACGGTATGGGACACGGTCCGCACCCGGCTGCTGTCCTTCGGCATGGTGCTGGCGTTGGGGTTCCTGCTGCTGACTTCGCTCGTCGTCAGTGCCGCGCTGGAGATCTTCCAGCGCTTCTGGAACAGCTATTGGCCGAATGCCACCTTCATCATCACGCTGGTCAACCACACGATCAGCTTCCTCGTCATTGCGACGATGTTCGGCGTCATCTACAAAATGCTGCCGCGCATCCGGCTGGGCTGGACGGACGTGGTCATCGGCGCCATCGGCACGGCCCTGCTGTTCATGGTGGGGAAATTCGGCATCGGCGCCTATATCGGCAACAGCGGTGTCGCCAGCAGCTTCGGCGCGGCGGGCTCGACGATCGCACTGCTGCTGTGGGTCTATTACTCGGCGCAGATCTTCTTCCTGGGCGCGGAGTTCGCCCGCCAGTACGCGCTGCGGCTGGGCAGCCTGAAGCATCATCCGCGCGATGAGCAAGGGCGGCTGATCGTCAAGAGCAAGAAGGCGTGA